The following is a genomic window from Nocardioides thalensis.
TTGTGGAAGAGGATCCACACCTCGACCAGCTCGATCACGCCGATCAGCAGGGAGCTGAGCAGGTCGAGCGCGAAGCTCGCGCGGTAGGAGGTCTGGGAGCGGGCGCGCGAGGCGAGCACGGCCCGGTAGGGGCGCAGCCGCGAGCCGGTCACCGTCAGGTCAGCCACCCTGCACCTCCAAGTGGTGCCGCCCGGCGCGGGTCAGCAGCTGGCCGAGAAGTACGACGCCCGCGAGCCAGCCGACCTGGACCGCGATGAGCAGCAGCGACTCGCCGACGTCCGCGCGGCCCGAGACGATGTCGACCGGATACATCAGCATCGACGGGAACGGCGTCGCCTCGGCGATCGCCTCGAGCCAGCCGGGGAAGAGCCAGATCGGCACGTAGAGACCGGCGAGGAACCCCGACACCGCCATGTAGAGGATCTGCAGGCCGCGCGTCTCGACCAGCCAGAAGCCCGGCGCGGCAACCAGTAGGTACACGGTCGCCGAGGCGAGGACGATGCCGAGCAGGATGCTCACGGCGCCGAGCGGGTAGGCGAGAGGGCTGTCCGGCGCAGCCATCCCGACCGCCACCAGGCCGATCAGGAAGGACGGGATGCCGCGGGGGATCAGGGCGAAGAGCGACTTGCCGACCTCGGTCGTGATGGCGGCACCCTGCACGTCGAGCGGGCGCAGGAAGTCGACGGCGACGTCGCCGTCCTTGATCCGCTCGGCGATGTCGATCCGGCCGAACAGGTTGACCGAGCCGAGCAGCCCCTGCGACACCCAGATGTAGGTGCTCATCAGCGCGACGTCGTACCCCTGCAGCTCGCCGCCGGCGGCCTCGACGGTCGCGAACAGCAGCACCACCTTGAGCAGGCCGAACGTGGTGTTGGCGACCAGGCCGCCGAAGGCCGCCAGCAGGTAGGCCGACTGCCTCCGGAACCCTGCGACGAGGAGCCGCCAGTAGGTCCTCGTCGTCGCGCGCATAGGTGCCGAAGGCTATCCCGGGATGTGGTATCTTGATATCAAGATAAACCGCTCGCGCGACTTAGGTTCGCCTCACTATCCCGCCGCCCTCCAGCGGCGGCAGGATGGGGAACCGACCAATCCCGAGCGCACACGAGCAGTCGACACGAGTCGAAGAGGACGGAGACGCGGATGGCCAGCAAGGACAGCTTCGGCGCCAAGAGCAACCTGGACGTGGACGGCAAGTCCTACGAGATCTTCCGCCTCGACGCGGTGACCGGTGAGGGCCTGGACGTCGCGTCCCTGCCGTTCTCGCTGAAGGTTCTCCTCGAGAACCTCCTCCGCACCGAGGACGGCGCCGACATCACCGCCGACGACATCAAGGCGCTGGCCGGCTGGGACGCGGACGCCGAGCCCGACAAGGAGATCCAGTTCACGCCGGCGCGCGTGATCATGCAGGACTTCACGGGCGTGCCCTGCGTGGTCGACCTGGCCACGATGCGCGAGGCGATGGCCGAGCTCGGTGGCGACGCCTCGAAGATCAACCCGCTCGCGCCCGCCGAGATGGTCATCGACCACTCCGTGATCGCCGACGTCTTCGGCAACCCGGAGGCGTTCGAGCGCAACGTCGAGATCGAGTACGAGCGCAACCGCGAGCGCTACCAGTTCCTCCGCTGGGGCCAGGGCGCCTTCGACGACTTCAAGGTCGTCCCGCCGGGCACCGGCATCGTCCACCAGGTCAACATCGAGCACCTCGCGCGGGTCGCGTTCACCCGCGAGGTCGACGGCGTGCTCCAGGCCTACCCCGACACCTGCGTCGGCACCGACTCGCACACCACCATGGTCAACGGCCTCGGCGTCGTCGGCTGGGGCGTCGGCGGCATCGAGGCCGAGGCCGCGATGCTCGGCCAGCCGGTCTCGATGCTCATCCCGCGCGTGGTCGGCTTCAAGCTGACGGGAGACCTGCCCGAGGGCTCGACCGCCACCGACCTGGTGCTGACGATCACCGAGATGCTCCGCAAGCACGGTGTGGTCGGCAAGTTCGTCGAGTTCTACGGCGCCGGCGTCTCCGCACTGCCGCTGGCCAACCGCGCCACGATCGGCAACATGTCGCCGGAGTTCGGCTCGACGATCGCGGTCTTCCCGATCGACGACGAGACCGTCAACTACCTGCGCCTCACCGGCCGGTCCGACGAGCAGCTCGCCCTGGTCGAGGCCTACGCCAAGGCGCAGGGCCTGTGGCTCGACCCCGACGCGGAGCCGCGCTACTCCGAGAAGCTCGAGCTCGACCTGTCCACGGTCGTGCCGTCGATCGCCGGCCCCAAGCGCCCGCAGGACCGGGTGCAGCTGGCCGACGCGAAGAGCTCCTTCCGCGCGGCGCTCGTCGACTACGCCGGCGAGCCGCAGGACCAGAAGGGCTACGACGAGGCCGTCGCCGAGTCGTTCCCGGGCTCCGACGCCCCGTCGCACGACCCCAACCAGTCCAACGGCGAGGCCGCCCCGGCCGACCTGGCCGCGGTCGCCACGGCTGACGGCGGTCGGGCCTCCAACCCGATCGACGTCACCCTCGAGGACGGCACGACGTTCACGCTCGACCACGGCGCAGTGACCATCGCGTCGATCACGTCGTGCACCAACACGTCCAACCCGTCCGTGATGATCGGCGCAGCGCTGCTCGCGAAGAAGGCCGTCGAGAAGGGCCTCCAGCGCAAGCCGTGGGTGAAGTCCACGCTGGCTCCGGGCTCGAAGGTCGTCTCCGACTACTACGAGCGCGCCGGCCTCACGCCGTACCTCGACAAGCTCGGCTTCAACCTGGTGGGCTACGGCTGCGTCACCTGCATCGGCAACTCCGGCCCGCTCATCCCCGAGGTGTCGGCGGCCGTGCAGGAGAACGACCTCGCCGTCGTGTCCGTGCTCTCGGGCAACCGCAACTTCGAGGGTCGGATCAACCCCGACATCAAGATGAACTACCTGGCGTCGCCGCCGCTCGTGGTCGCCTACGCGCTGGCCGGGTCGATGGACCTCGACCTGTTCAACGACCCGCTGGGCCAGGACAGCGACGGCAACGACGTGTTCCTCAAGGACATCTGGCCCTCGCCGCAGGAGGTGGAGGAGACCATCGCCTCGGCGATCTCCTCCGACATGTTCACCTCGTCCTACTCCGACGTGTTCGCCGGCGACGACCGCTGGCGGTCGCTGCCCACGCCGGAGGGCAACACGTTCGAGTGGGACCCGGACTCGACGTACGTCCGCAAGGCGCCGTACTTCGACGGCATGCCCGACGAGCCCGCGCCGGTCACCGACATCGAGGGCGCCCGGGTGCTGCTCAAGCTCGGCGACTCGGTCACCACCGACCACATCAGCCCGGCCGGTGCGATCAAGAAGGACTCGCCCGCGGGCAAGTACCTCTCGGAGAACGGCGTCGAGCAGCGCGACTTCAACTCCTACGGCTCGCGCCGCGGCAACCACGAGGTCATGATCCGCGGCACGTTCGCCAACATCCGCCTGCGCAACCAGATCGCGCCGGGCACCGAGGGCGGCTTCACCCGCGACTTCACCGCCGGCGGCGAGGTCACCAGCGTCTACGACGCCTCGGTGAACTACCAGGAGCAGGGCATCCCGCTGGTCGTGCTGGCGGGCAAGGAGTACGGCTCCGGCTCGTCGCGTGACTGGGCGGCCAAGGGCACCTCGCTGCTGGGCGTCAAGGCCGTCATCGCCGAGTCCTACGAGCGCATCCACCGCTCGAACCTGATCGGCATGGGCGTCATCCCGCTGCAGTTCCCCGCGGGCGAGAACGCCGAGTCGCTGGGTCTCACCGGTGAGGAGACCTTCTCGATCACCGGCATCACCGCGCTCAACGAGGGCACCACGCCGAAGACGGTCAAGGTCAAGGCCGGCGACGTCGAGTTCGACGCGACCGTCCGGATCGACACCCCGGGCGAGGCGAACTACTACCGCAACGGCGGCATCATGCAGTACGTGCTGCGGGGCCTCCTCAAGGGCTGACCCGGTCGAGACCCGCGAACGGCCCGTCCTCCGCAACGGAGGGCGGGCCGTTTGCCACGATGTGCCCCATGCGGAGACTGATGGGTACGGCGGCGCTGCTCGCGATCGTCGGGCTGACGGCGGGCTGTGGGGACGACGAGGCGCCCGAGGCGGTGGGCACTCCCACCGCGTCCGAGTCGGCGACGGAGACGGCCAGCGACGAGCCGAGCGAGTCGGCGACCCCGACCGAGACGGCCGAGTCACCGGAGTCGCCGACCACCTCGCACACCGTCTCGGTGGCGCCGCCGACCGAGAGCGACGAGCCCGAGGTCGACCTGGCACGCGCGCCGGAGACCTACGACGAGGCCCTCGCGCACATCGAGGCCGCCGGGGTGGACGGCTCCCACACCACCTCGAAGCGGTTCTCCACGCCGGGCGACGTCGTCTACTGCGTGCTCCAGCACGAGTTCATCCCGTCCTCGTGCGAGCTCTCGGTGGGCATGGTCAAGGACCCACCGGTCTGCGGCAACGCGCCCAGCGACTTCGTCGGCCGCGTCACGCTGAGCGACCGCGGCGCCGAGCCGGAGTGCAACACCGACACGATCCGCGAGCCGGGCGCGCCGGTCGTCCAGCCGTCCGGCGTCGTCGAGGCCGGGGGAGTGACCTGCGCCGTCGAGTCGATCGGGGTCACCTGCGTCGACGGCAGCCACGGGTTCTTCATCACCCAGGGCGACTACGCGGTCTTCTGAGCACCGTCAGACGTCCGTGCCCGCCCGCGAGCCCTCGGGGTCGGTGAGCCCGCCGTTGCACGACGCGAACGGCTCCGGCGCGGTCTCGCCGGCGCCGTACTCCGCGACGAACAGGCCGATCCGCGGGTCGTCGGGCCCGGTGAGCTCGAGCTGGCGGCCCCACGACGTGATCACGACCGGTGCCTCCTGGTCGGGGTACGGCGACAGGATCCCGTTGTCGGGGAGCTGCGCCACGAGCTGCTCGACCCCGTCGGCGTCGACGAGGTCCTCCCGGTAGGTGAGCCAGGTGGTGCCGTGCTCGAGGTCGTGCACCACGTTCTCCTCGCGCACCGGCACGTCGTAGACCCCGCACTCCAGCCACTCGGGGGCGTGGTTGCCGCCGACCGGCGGGGACTGCGGGTAGTCGACGTCGCCCGGCACGTGGGTGGGGTCGAGGCCGTCGTACTCCTCCACCAGGTCGAGGTTGCTCGTGTCGACGTCCTCCTCCGACTCCTGCGACGGCGACCCTGGGTCGGACGCTTGGTGGTCGAGGTCGTCCTCGCCCGACAGCACCAGCGGGACGGCGACCGCGGCCGCGACGAGCACCAGGGCGGCCACCACTGCGAGCACGATCGGCAGGGTCCGGCTCTTCCGCGGCGGGGGCGGCGGGGGTGCGCCGTACGGCTGGTACGGCGGGGGGTACAGGCCGCCCGGCGGCGGGGGAGGCGGAGGAGGCGGGGAGGACATGTCAGGCGTCGCCGCTCGCGGCGAGCTGCTGCTCGATCCGCTCGACCTTCGCCGTGAGCTGGCCGGTGTAGCCCGGGCGGACGTCGGCCTTCAGCACCAGGCCCACGCGGGGCGAGACGGCCGCGACCGCGTCGACGGCCCGCTTCACCACGGCCATCACCTCGTCCCACTCGCCCTCGATGTTGGTGAACATCGCATTGGTCTCGTTGGGGAGGCCCGATTCCCGGACGACGCGCACGGCCGCGGCGACTGCCTCGGCCACCGAGCCGGTGTCGTCGGCGGCGGCGCCGGTGGGGGAGATGGAGAAGGCGGCGAGCATGCCGCCAACGCTATCCGGGCCGGGGTGGCGCCGCGACGGCCGCTCGCCCGCGACCGCTACGGTGGCCGCGTGCACCGGTTCGCCTGCGTGATCCTCGTCGACCGGCGCGGGTGGCTGCTGCTCCAGGAGCGCGACGAGCACGCGCTGATCGACCCGGACCGCTGGGGCATGGTCGGCGGGCACGTCGACGACGGTGAGGACTTCGAGCCCGCCGCCTACCGCGAGCTCGCCGAAGAGACCGGCATCGTGCTCGCGCCGCCGGCGCTCACGCTGTGGCGCGAGCTCGAGGTCTTCCACGAGGCCTACGGCACCCGCGACCCGGTGCGGGTCTACGCCGCCGCGACCGACCTCACCGACGCCGACGTCGCGTGCCACGAGGGCCGGCAGATCGTGTTCGTCGAGCCGGCGGCCGCGCGGGCGCTCCCGAAGTCGCGGTCGGCCGAGCTCGCCGTACCGACCTTC
Proteins encoded in this region:
- a CDS encoding ABC transporter permease; amino-acid sequence: MRATTRTYWRLLVAGFRRQSAYLLAAFGGLVANTTFGLLKVVLLFATVEAAGGELQGYDVALMSTYIWVSQGLLGSVNLFGRIDIAERIKDGDVAVDFLRPLDVQGAAITTEVGKSLFALIPRGIPSFLIGLVAVGMAAPDSPLAYPLGAVSILLGIVLASATVYLLVAAPGFWLVETRGLQILYMAVSGFLAGLYVPIWLFPGWLEAIAEATPFPSMLMYPVDIVSGRADVGESLLLIAVQVGWLAGVVLLGQLLTRAGRHHLEVQGG
- a CDS encoding aconitate hydratase translates to MASKDSFGAKSNLDVDGKSYEIFRLDAVTGEGLDVASLPFSLKVLLENLLRTEDGADITADDIKALAGWDADAEPDKEIQFTPARVIMQDFTGVPCVVDLATMREAMAELGGDASKINPLAPAEMVIDHSVIADVFGNPEAFERNVEIEYERNRERYQFLRWGQGAFDDFKVVPPGTGIVHQVNIEHLARVAFTREVDGVLQAYPDTCVGTDSHTTMVNGLGVVGWGVGGIEAEAAMLGQPVSMLIPRVVGFKLTGDLPEGSTATDLVLTITEMLRKHGVVGKFVEFYGAGVSALPLANRATIGNMSPEFGSTIAVFPIDDETVNYLRLTGRSDEQLALVEAYAKAQGLWLDPDAEPRYSEKLELDLSTVVPSIAGPKRPQDRVQLADAKSSFRAALVDYAGEPQDQKGYDEAVAESFPGSDAPSHDPNQSNGEAAPADLAAVATADGGRASNPIDVTLEDGTTFTLDHGAVTIASITSCTNTSNPSVMIGAALLAKKAVEKGLQRKPWVKSTLAPGSKVVSDYYERAGLTPYLDKLGFNLVGYGCVTCIGNSGPLIPEVSAAVQENDLAVVSVLSGNRNFEGRINPDIKMNYLASPPLVVAYALAGSMDLDLFNDPLGQDSDGNDVFLKDIWPSPQEVEETIASAISSDMFTSSYSDVFAGDDRWRSLPTPEGNTFEWDPDSTYVRKAPYFDGMPDEPAPVTDIEGARVLLKLGDSVTTDHISPAGAIKKDSPAGKYLSENGVEQRDFNSYGSRRGNHEVMIRGTFANIRLRNQIAPGTEGGFTRDFTAGGEVTSVYDASVNYQEQGIPLVVLAGKEYGSGSSRDWAAKGTSLLGVKAVIAESYERIHRSNLIGMGVIPLQFPAGENAESLGLTGEETFSITGITALNEGTTPKTVKVKAGDVEFDATVRIDTPGEANYYRNGGIMQYVLRGLLKG
- a CDS encoding DUF3105 domain-containing protein — protein: MLAVVAALVLVAAAVAVPLVLSGEDDLDHQASDPGSPSQESEEDVDTSNLDLVEEYDGLDPTHVPGDVDYPQSPPVGGNHAPEWLECGVYDVPVREENVVHDLEHGTTWLTYREDLVDADGVEQLVAQLPDNGILSPYPDQEAPVVITSWGRQLELTGPDDPRIGLFVAEYGAGETAPEPFASCNGGLTDPEGSRAGTDV
- a CDS encoding thiamine-binding protein, which translates into the protein MLAAFSISPTGAAADDTGSVAEAVAAAVRVVRESGLPNETNAMFTNIEGEWDEVMAVVKRAVDAVAAVSPRVGLVLKADVRPGYTGQLTAKVERIEQQLAASGDA
- a CDS encoding NUDIX domain-containing protein; translation: MHRFACVILVDRRGWLLLQERDEHALIDPDRWGMVGGHVDDGEDFEPAAYRELAEETGIVLAPPALTLWRELEVFHEAYGTRDPVRVYAAATDLTDADVACHEGRQIVFVEPAAARALPKSRSAELAVPTFLESDLYRSLTT